DNA from Synergistaceae bacterium:
CCTGACCTCCTCGGCCACCACGGCGAATCCACGCCCGGCCTCGCCGGCCCGAGCGGCCTCTATGGCGGCGTTCAAGGCCAGCAAGTTGGTCTGGTCAGCCAAACCGGTGATGGTGTCGCCCACCACTCCGATCCTCTGAGAGAAGGCGTCGAGCTGCTTCAGCCGCTCCTCTGTCTCGAGGACCGCTTCCTTGACGATCTCCATGACGCGGACGGTCTTTTCGACTGTCTCCCCTCCCTCGGCCGCGGCCTTCGCCATGTCGGAGGAGTTCTTCTCCGCGTTGCCGGCGAGGGCCTGCGCTATCTGGATGAGGCTGCTCATCTCGACCATCATCTTGGAGGAGTCAATTGCGCTCGCCCTTCCATCCTTGGTCTTTATCGCCAGTTGGGCGCTGCCCTCGACTATCTCCTCCGCGGCGCTGGTGACCTCCTCGGCGGAGGCGGCGGCCTGCTGGGAGACGGCGAGCAGGTGCACCGCCTTATCCTTGATCTCTCGAATCATCTCCCGCTGGGAGTCGATCATGTCGGCTATCGAATCGGCCATGTCTCCGAGCTCGTCGCGCGACCTCACGTTGATGTCTTCGCGCGTATGGCTGAGGTCGCCCTCCCCGACGCTCTTCATGAAGCCGCCTATGGTCCATATCGCCCTCGTTATCTTCCTCAGGATCATCCACTGGAGGAGCCATCCCAGCAGCAGGACCGCGCCGCCCAGTAGGGAGACCGTCCTGACCACCGACCATCTTACAGCGTCGACCGACGCAATCGGGACGCCCGCGAAGTATATCCCCACGGGCTTGCCTTCCGCGTCCAAGATGGGCTCGTACGCCGTCACGTAAGGGGCGCCGAGGATGTCCGCATAGCCGTAGTAGGGGGTCCCGCCAAGCACAATCGAAGCCACCGCCGGATCCAGCTTGGTACCGACCGCCCTCTTGCCGTCCTGAATTATCGTGGTCATCAGGCGCGTGTCACCGACGAATATCGTTATCTCGGCACCGAAGAGATCCTTGGTCCTGTCCACGTGCTCGGGGTTTGAGAAGCTGTGACCGGCGGAGAGGACGCCGACAACTTCGCCCGCGTCGTTCTTCACGGGCACGCCGGTGCGTATGGACAGAGGTATGGCGGTTCCAGGCTCGATATAAGTCGCCGTTCTGCCTTTGAGCGCGTCTTTGACGTTCGCCTGGTTGAGGACCGAGTCGCCTTTCTTCTCCGGTTCGTGCAGGCGAGCCAACACCGTCCCATCGGCGTCGGTTATCGTCACGAAGTCGAGTCCGCTCTCTTTCCACAGAGGGGTCAGCTTATTCAGGATGCCCTTGGTGTTCCACGTGACCAACTCCTCGACTATGTCCGACTGCTGGACTATGAGGGCCGTCTGGGCCTCGGTGGCTACGCGCTGCTCGTCTATGATGAACCTCAGCCCCGTCAACGCGTAGTCGGCCTTGGTCACGGCCTCTTTGTCAAGGTGATTTGAGAAAAAGAGGATGGCGATTACAGCTGTCAAGACAACTGGGATCAAAGAGGATACGGCGGAAATTCCTCCGAGCTTCATCATCACGGAGATTCCTGGCGCGCGCTTCTTAATCGAGCTATTCCCTTCAACTGAAAATAACAATATAAATCCCCCTTTTTTTATGCACTCACTCTTACTCGGTATTCTATCACTCTT
Protein-coding regions in this window:
- a CDS encoding HAMP domain-containing protein, with amino-acid sequence MIPVVLTAVIAILFFSNHLDKEAVTKADYALTGLRFIIDEQRVATEAQTALIVQQSDIVEELVTWNTKGILNKLTPLWKESGLDFVTITDADGTVLARLHEPEKKGDSVLNQANVKDALKGRTATYIEPGTAIPLSIRTGVPVKNDAGEVVGVLSAGHSFSNPEHVDRTKDLFGAEITIFVGDTRLMTTIIQDGKRAVGTKLDPAVASIVLGGTPYYGYADILGAPYVTAYEPILDAEGKPVGIYFAGVPIASVDAVRWSVVRTVSLLGGAVLLLGWLLQWMILRKITRAIWTIGGFMKSVGEGDLSHTREDINVRSRDELGDMADSIADMIDSQREMIREIKDKAVHLLAVSQQAAASAEEVTSAAEEIVEGSAQLAIKTKDGRASAIDSSKMMVEMSSLIQIAQALAGNAEKNSSDMAKAAAEGGETVEKTVRVMEIVKEAVLETEERLKQLDAFSQRIGVVGDTITGLADQTNLLALNAAIEAARAGEAGRGFAVVAEEVRKLAEQSQEGAGEVADLVGKILEGTSSAVSSMQKSREGVEEGVSVAHVAGEALLRIRKAVDSTIEDVGKIIKTTDEEVAKSEMVISLIDDTATVMESTDEHTRSLASSMEDTVSAMENVTNGAQEVSEAAEELRNITERFRVDRTDHPALIER